The following are encoded in a window of Longimicrobium sp. genomic DNA:
- a CDS encoding potassium transporter Kup translates to MADPSHGQAEPTGRYLALLSLTALGVVYGDIGTSVLYSVRESFHHTHGIEPTRQNVLGVLSLIFWALVLVISVKYAVFVLRADNRGEGGILALTSLVTPVGAARRSPRWVLIMLGLFGTALLYGDGMITPVISVLGAVEGLEVATPFFRPYIVPITIAVLVGLFAFQKHGTERVGKIFGPVTLVWFVVIALLGVVHIVRAPGVFAAVFPWYGARFFAENGWNGFLVLGSVFLVVTGGEALYADMGHFGRKPIRAAWYSVVLPALLLNYFGQGALLIRDPTAIENPFFRMPPHWALYPVVVIATAAAVIASQALITGAYSLTMQAVQLGYMPRVQIQHTSHRERGQIYIPSVNRVLMVSCILLVLGFQRATNVAAAYGVAVTTTMVVTTLLLFTVERERWRWPILATLAFTAFFLAVDLAFWGANIVKIPRGGWFPLVVGAAVFTLMSTWKTGRRVLASRFQERTLPIDLFLRDVGAKPPQRVAGTAVFMYGNREGTPPALLHSLKHYKVLHEQVVFLSVETAEVPHVTEEERIQVEELGHGFYRIVLSYGFMEDPNVPEALERVQVEGLDLGPMRTTFFLGRETLIPSRRPSGMAFWRERLFAVMSRNARTATSFFGLPPNRVVELGAQIEL, encoded by the coding sequence GTGGCCGATCCATCGCACGGGCAGGCAGAGCCCACGGGCCGCTACCTCGCCCTGCTCTCGCTCACCGCGCTGGGGGTGGTCTACGGCGACATCGGCACCAGCGTGCTGTACTCCGTCCGCGAGAGCTTCCACCACACGCACGGCATCGAGCCGACGCGGCAGAACGTGCTGGGCGTGCTGTCGCTGATCTTCTGGGCGCTCGTGCTGGTCATCTCCGTCAAGTACGCCGTGTTCGTGCTGCGCGCCGACAACCGCGGCGAGGGCGGCATCCTGGCGCTCACCTCGCTGGTCACCCCCGTGGGCGCCGCGCGGCGCAGCCCGCGCTGGGTCCTCATCATGCTGGGGCTCTTCGGCACCGCGCTCCTCTACGGCGACGGGATGATCACGCCGGTGATCTCGGTGCTGGGCGCGGTGGAGGGGCTGGAGGTCGCCACCCCGTTCTTCAGGCCGTACATCGTCCCCATCACCATCGCCGTCCTGGTGGGGCTCTTCGCGTTCCAGAAGCACGGCACGGAGCGGGTGGGGAAGATCTTCGGGCCGGTGACGCTCGTGTGGTTCGTCGTCATCGCCCTGCTGGGCGTCGTGCACATCGTGCGGGCGCCGGGGGTGTTCGCGGCGGTCTTCCCCTGGTACGGCGCCCGCTTCTTCGCCGAGAACGGGTGGAACGGGTTCCTGGTGCTGGGCTCGGTCTTCCTGGTGGTCACCGGCGGCGAGGCGCTCTACGCCGACATGGGGCACTTCGGCCGGAAGCCGATCCGCGCCGCCTGGTACTCGGTGGTGCTCCCGGCGCTCCTGCTCAACTACTTCGGCCAGGGCGCGCTGCTCATCCGCGATCCGACGGCGATCGAGAACCCGTTCTTCCGCATGCCCCCGCACTGGGCGCTCTACCCGGTGGTGGTGATCGCGACCGCCGCGGCGGTGATCGCCTCGCAGGCGCTCATCACCGGCGCGTACTCGCTCACCATGCAGGCGGTGCAGCTCGGCTACATGCCGCGCGTGCAGATCCAGCACACCTCGCACCGCGAGCGGGGGCAGATCTACATCCCCAGCGTCAACCGGGTGCTGATGGTCTCGTGCATCCTGCTGGTGCTGGGCTTCCAGCGCGCCACCAACGTGGCCGCGGCGTACGGGGTGGCGGTCACCACCACCATGGTGGTCACCACGCTCCTCCTCTTCACCGTCGAGCGCGAGCGGTGGCGGTGGCCGATCCTGGCCACGCTCGCCTTCACCGCGTTCTTCCTGGCCGTGGACCTGGCGTTCTGGGGCGCCAACATCGTCAAGATCCCGCGCGGCGGCTGGTTCCCGCTGGTGGTGGGCGCCGCCGTCTTCACCCTGATGTCCACCTGGAAGACGGGCCGGCGCGTGCTGGCCTCGCGCTTCCAGGAGCGCACGCTCCCGATCGACCTCTTCCTGCGCGACGTGGGCGCGAAGCCGCCGCAGCGCGTGGCCGGCACCGCCGTGTTCATGTACGGCAATCGCGAGGGGACGCCGCCCGCGCTGCTGCACAGCCTCAAGCACTACAAGGTGCTGCACGAGCAGGTGGTGTTCCTGAGCGTGGAGACCGCCGAGGTGCCGCACGTCACCGAGGAGGAGCGCATCCAGGTGGAGGAGCTGGGGCACGGCTTCTACCGCATCGTGCTCTCCTACGGCTTCATGGAGGACCCCAACGTCCCCGAGGCGCTGGAGCGGGTCCAGGTCGAGGGGCTGGACCTCGGGCCGATGCGGACCACCTTCTTCCTGGGCCGCGAGACGCTGATCCCCTCCCGGCGGCCGTCGGGGATGGCGTTCTGGCGCGAGCGGCTCTTCGCGGTGATGAGCCGCAACGCCCGCACCGCCACCTCGTTCTTCGGCCTGCCGCCGAACCGCGTGGTCGAGCTGGGAGCGCAGATCGAGCTGTGA
- a CDS encoding potassium transporter Kup has product MTHGKREEATGRYLAVLALSALGVVYGDIGTSPLYAMREAFRAETGIARTPENVFGILSLIFWALIIVISIKYLGFVMRADNRGEGGMIALTALVVPRRATTGAGSVLVLLGLFGASLLYGDSMITPAISVLSAVEGLEVATPFFAPYVVPITVVILVGLFAIQRHGTAGVGRIFGPVTLLWFTTLGVLGAAEIARHPRVLAALSPHYGVEFFARNGMAGFLVLGSVFLVVTGGEALYADMGHFGKRPIRITWFGLVLPALVLNYFGQGALIINESEAVEHPFFNLAPGWATYPLVVLATAATVIASQAVISGAFSLTRQAVQLGYLPRLHIEHTSEREIGQIYIPGVNWLLMIACIGLVVGFAESSRLAAAYGVAVTTDMVFTTLLFSAVARARWRWPWWRVGLLAAAFLVVDVAFWGANLVKIPHGGWFPLAVAAVIFTLMTTWKKGRGILATRLHANTLPFDFFLHDVETSKPRRVPGTAVFMYGAADGTPPALLHNLVHNKVLHERVVLLTVEVEEIPTVDDEERVRVTPLKHGFFRVVIRYGFTEDPDIPAALQLAKAKGLEFRPMETSYFLGRETLIPSRKPGMAMWREHLFSVMSRNARPATSFFGLPPNRVVELGAQIEL; this is encoded by the coding sequence GTGACGCACGGGAAACGCGAGGAGGCGACGGGGCGCTACCTGGCCGTGCTGGCGCTGTCCGCGCTCGGCGTGGTGTACGGCGACATCGGCACCAGCCCGCTCTACGCGATGCGCGAGGCGTTCCGCGCAGAGACGGGGATCGCGCGCACCCCCGAGAACGTGTTCGGCATCCTGTCGCTCATCTTCTGGGCGCTCATCATCGTCATCTCCATCAAGTACCTCGGCTTCGTCATGCGGGCCGACAACCGGGGCGAGGGGGGGATGATCGCGCTCACCGCGCTGGTGGTGCCGCGCCGGGCCACCACGGGCGCCGGGAGCGTGCTGGTGCTGCTGGGGCTCTTCGGCGCCTCGCTCCTCTACGGCGACAGCATGATCACCCCCGCCATCTCGGTGCTCTCCGCCGTGGAGGGGCTGGAGGTGGCCACCCCCTTCTTCGCCCCGTACGTGGTGCCCATCACGGTGGTGATCCTGGTGGGGCTCTTCGCCATCCAGCGGCACGGCACGGCGGGCGTGGGGAGGATCTTCGGCCCCGTCACGCTCCTCTGGTTCACCACGCTGGGCGTGCTGGGGGCCGCCGAGATCGCGCGGCACCCGCGCGTGCTGGCGGCGCTCAGCCCGCACTACGGCGTGGAGTTCTTCGCGCGCAACGGGATGGCCGGCTTCCTGGTGCTGGGCTCGGTGTTCCTGGTGGTCACCGGCGGCGAGGCGCTCTACGCCGACATGGGGCACTTCGGCAAGCGGCCGATCCGCATCACCTGGTTCGGGCTGGTGCTCCCCGCGCTGGTGCTCAACTACTTCGGGCAGGGGGCGCTCATCATCAACGAGAGCGAGGCCGTCGAGCACCCCTTCTTCAACCTGGCGCCCGGGTGGGCCACCTACCCGCTGGTGGTGCTGGCCACCGCGGCCACGGTGATCGCCTCGCAGGCCGTCATCTCCGGCGCCTTCTCGCTCACCCGGCAGGCGGTGCAGCTCGGCTACCTCCCGCGGCTGCACATCGAGCACACCTCCGAGCGCGAGATCGGGCAGATCTACATCCCCGGGGTCAACTGGCTCCTGATGATCGCCTGCATCGGGCTGGTGGTGGGCTTCGCCGAGTCGAGCCGGCTGGCCGCCGCCTACGGGGTGGCGGTCACCACCGACATGGTGTTCACCACGCTCCTCTTCTCGGCCGTGGCGCGGGCGCGCTGGCGCTGGCCGTGGTGGCGGGTGGGGCTGCTGGCGGCCGCCTTCCTGGTGGTGGACGTGGCGTTCTGGGGCGCCAACCTGGTGAAGATCCCGCACGGCGGCTGGTTCCCGCTGGCGGTGGCGGCGGTGATCTTCACCCTGATGACCACCTGGAAGAAGGGGCGGGGGATCCTGGCCACGCGCCTGCACGCCAACACGCTGCCCTTCGACTTCTTCCTGCACGACGTGGAGACCAGCAAGCCGCGGCGCGTCCCCGGCACCGCGGTGTTCATGTACGGCGCCGCCGACGGCACCCCGCCGGCGCTGCTGCACAACCTGGTGCACAACAAGGTGCTGCACGAGCGCGTGGTGCTGCTCACCGTCGAGGTGGAGGAGATCCCCACGGTCGACGACGAGGAGCGCGTGCGGGTGACGCCGCTCAAGCACGGCTTCTTCCGCGTGGTGATCCGCTACGGCTTCACCGAGGACCCCGACATCCCCGCGGCGCTCCAGCTGGCGAAGGCGAAGGGGCTCGAGTTCCGGCCGATGGAGACCAGCTACTTCCTGGGCCGGGAGACGCTGATCCCCTCCAGGAAGCCGGGGATGGCGATGTGGCGCGAGCACCTGTTCTCGGTGATGAGCCGCAACGCCCGTCCGGCCACGTCGTTCTTCGGACTCCCTCCCAACCGGGTCGTGGAGCTGGGGGCGCAGATCGAGCTGTGA
- a CDS encoding energy transducer TonB: MNERRAFGAAALSVAVHLGIVLLLVLGIRSGRPLFADEGTPTGVSDDDRAGGGGGGGGGGEVVSYYELPPPPPPPPAPVPVPEEVLIPPVPVPPPPPPVETPKTEPPRQAAPAPQPAPQPTATPGTGGGTGAAEGSGQGPGQGPGTGPGSGGGSGGGTGGGVGSGSGPGTGLGRGTNATWDFLIIPPARPRGMPSRDIEIRVLVDERGQVKEVELNPSTGNRGYDEQLRRMARAWRFNPARDPANRPVEQWVPVVVTI, from the coding sequence GTGAACGAGCGGCGCGCCTTCGGGGCGGCGGCGCTCTCCGTCGCCGTGCACCTGGGGATCGTGCTGCTCCTCGTCCTGGGCATCCGCAGCGGCCGCCCCCTCTTCGCCGACGAGGGGACGCCCACCGGCGTCTCCGACGACGACCGCGCGGGAGGCGGTGGCGGGGGCGGCGGCGGGGGCGAGGTGGTGAGCTACTACGAGCTTCCTCCTCCCCCGCCGCCTCCGCCGGCCCCCGTGCCGGTGCCCGAGGAGGTGCTGATCCCGCCGGTCCCCGTGCCGCCTCCGCCGCCGCCCGTGGAGACGCCGAAGACGGAGCCGCCCAGGCAGGCCGCGCCCGCGCCGCAGCCGGCCCCGCAGCCCACCGCCACCCCGGGGACGGGCGGCGGCACCGGGGCGGCGGAGGGGAGCGGCCAGGGGCCGGGGCAGGGTCCCGGCACCGGGCCGGGGTCGGGCGGCGGCTCCGGGGGCGGCACGGGCGGGGGCGTCGGCAGCGGGAGCGGGCCCGGCACGGGGCTGGGGCGCGGCACCAACGCCACCTGGGACTTCCTGATCATCCCGCCCGCGCGCCCGCGCGGCATGCCCTCGCGCGACATCGAGATCCGCGTGCTGGTCGACGAGCGGGGGCAGGTCAAGGAGGTGGAGCTCAACCCCTCCACCGGCAACCGCGGCTACGACGAGCAGCTGCGCCGCATGGCGCGGGCGTGGCGCTTCAACCCCGCCCGCGACCCCGCCAACCGGCCCGTCGAGCAGTGGGTGCCCGTCGTGGTCACCATCTGA
- a CDS encoding amino acid permease, with product MSITEERAAPPHASSEGEFRRGLTLFDATMLVVGSMIGSGIFIVSADIARQMNSPGGLIVVWVAAALITVFGALSYGELAAAMPRAGGQYVFLREGLGHIWGFLYGWTLFMVIQTGTIAAVAVAFSRFLGVFIPAVSPDLFVSFGKVPVPGGEIELGLSPQRVVGIVIIALLTYVNMRGLREAKWIQNIFTFAKTAALLGLVLLGLTIGRNADAVASNFSHFWADTTSGAQGVDFFGMQLVLPALALAFGAAMVGSLFSADAWNNVTFAAAEVHNPRRNLPLALAMGTGLVTLLYVLANFAYLSVLRLSEIQNAPQDRVGTLALQEMFGPVGAYLMAGAILISTFGCINGLILAGARVYYAMARDGLFFERAGRISPRTHVPVWALGVQGVWTAFLTLTGTYGQLLDYVIFAALIFYVLTTVSLFVLRRKRPDLERPYKAFGYPVIPALYLLSAAAIAVILLFAKPEYTFSGLVIVLLGIPVYFLWRRGHRPTVTAAGPNR from the coding sequence ATGTCGATCACCGAAGAACGCGCCGCTCCCCCCCACGCGTCGTCCGAGGGCGAGTTCCGCCGCGGCCTGACGCTCTTCGACGCCACCATGCTGGTGGTGGGGTCGATGATCGGCTCGGGCATCTTCATCGTCTCGGCCGACATCGCGCGGCAGATGAACTCGCCGGGGGGGCTGATCGTGGTGTGGGTGGCCGCCGCGCTCATCACCGTCTTCGGCGCGCTCAGCTACGGCGAGCTGGCGGCGGCCATGCCCCGCGCCGGCGGGCAGTACGTGTTCCTGCGCGAGGGGCTGGGGCACATCTGGGGCTTCCTCTACGGCTGGACGCTCTTCATGGTGATCCAGACCGGCACCATCGCCGCCGTGGCGGTGGCGTTCTCGCGCTTCCTGGGCGTCTTCATCCCCGCCGTCTCGCCCGACCTCTTCGTCTCCTTCGGCAAGGTGCCCGTCCCCGGCGGCGAGATCGAGCTGGGGCTCTCGCCGCAGCGCGTGGTCGGCATCGTGATCATCGCGCTGCTCACCTACGTGAACATGCGGGGGCTGCGCGAGGCGAAGTGGATCCAGAACATCTTCACCTTCGCCAAGACGGCGGCGCTCCTGGGCCTCGTGCTGCTGGGGCTCACCATCGGCCGCAACGCGGACGCCGTCGCCAGCAACTTCTCGCACTTCTGGGCCGACACCACGAGCGGCGCCCAGGGGGTGGACTTCTTCGGGATGCAGCTCGTCCTCCCGGCGCTGGCGCTGGCCTTCGGCGCGGCGATGGTGGGCTCGCTCTTCTCGGCCGACGCCTGGAACAACGTGACCTTCGCGGCGGCCGAGGTGCACAACCCGCGGCGCAACCTCCCGCTGGCGCTGGCGATGGGGACGGGGCTGGTGACGCTGCTCTACGTGCTGGCGAACTTCGCGTACCTGAGCGTGCTGCGGCTCTCCGAGATCCAGAACGCGCCGCAGGACCGGGTGGGCACCCTGGCGCTGCAGGAGATGTTCGGCCCGGTGGGCGCCTACCTGATGGCGGGGGCGATCCTGATCTCCACCTTCGGGTGCATCAACGGGCTGATCCTGGCGGGGGCGCGGGTCTACTACGCCATGGCCAGGGACGGGCTCTTCTTCGAGCGCGCCGGGCGCATCTCGCCCCGCACGCACGTGCCGGTGTGGGCGCTGGGGGTGCAGGGGGTGTGGACGGCGTTCCTGACGCTCACCGGCACCTACGGGCAGCTCCTGGACTACGTGATCTTCGCGGCGCTGATCTTCTACGTGCTCACCACGGTGTCGCTCTTCGTGCTGCGCCGGAAGCGGCCGGACCTGGAGCGCCCCTACAAGGCGTTCGGCTACCCCGTGATCCCCGCGCTGTACCTGCTCTCGGCGGCGGCCATCGCGGTGATCCTGCTCTTCGCCAAGCCCGAGTACACGTTCAGCGGGCTGGTGATCGTGCTGCTGGGGATCCCCGTCTACTTCCTCTGGCGCCGCGGTCACCGGCCCACGGTGACCGCCGCCGGGCCGAACCGCTAG
- the alaS gene encoding alanine--tRNA ligase, with product MRADEIRSRFLDYFARQGHEVRPSSSLVPADDPTLLFTNAGMVPFKKVFLGMEHPGYTRAATSQKCVRAGGKHNDLEQVGVTARHQTFFEMLGNFSFGDYFKRDAIRFAWELITGEYGIPGDRLWVTVHYTDDEAASLWREITGIPESRIFRLGDKDNFWQMADTGPCGPCSEIHFDRRPEGRRGTDVSQEEFEELTEAGEILEFWNLVFMQYDRDVDGVLTPLPAPSIDTGMGLERLTSILQGVDSNYQTDLFTDVIDRAVEVVGVPYVYASEAGVGYRVLADHARATAFLLADGVFPSNEGRGYVLRRILRRAVRHAWLLGRREPTLVHVVEAVIDRMGVAYPELLARRTYITRNVRGEEERFLGTIDAGMKRFDELAPAGGSGTLSGKDVFKLYDTFGFPVDLTALMAAERGWSVDVDGFEEELEAQRRRSRADRAAAGLAVEGDALADGWEFVEGGEAAEQEFAAYRTTSLETDVLGYRRMEDGKLALLLRENPFYAESGGQISDTGHVHGDGWTMAVREVRKVSGRIAIVGPVEGDFVPGIVRAEVEEPTRRETERNHTATHLLHAALRKVLGEHVHQMGSLVAPDRLRFDYAHSGPLSPDELTAVEVMVNREILANQPVEQHQMGLRDAQRRGAMALFGEKYGEIVRVIEIPGVSMELCGGTHVRTTGQIGLFRIVSESGVAAGVRRIEAVTGLGAYERVRAEERALREAAALLRTREENLLPRLQQVLEENRELRRQLERARQSGGADEVSRLLDSAQTVDGARVIASSVDVADADELRALGDRLRERLGSGVAVLSAALGDRTALFAVATDDMVSRGVRADTVVREVAALVGGKGGGKPHMAQAGVNDPARVPEALEKVADIVRPLLGGPAA from the coding sequence ATGCGCGCCGACGAGATCCGCTCCCGCTTCCTGGACTACTTCGCCCGGCAGGGGCACGAGGTCCGCCCGTCGTCGTCGCTGGTGCCGGCCGACGACCCCACCCTGCTCTTCACCAACGCGGGGATGGTGCCGTTCAAGAAGGTGTTCCTGGGGATGGAGCACCCCGGGTACACCCGCGCCGCCACCAGCCAGAAGTGCGTGCGCGCCGGCGGCAAGCACAACGACCTGGAGCAGGTGGGGGTGACCGCCCGGCACCAGACCTTCTTCGAGATGCTGGGCAACTTCTCGTTCGGCGACTACTTCAAGCGCGACGCCATCCGCTTCGCCTGGGAGCTGATCACCGGGGAGTACGGCATCCCCGGCGACCGGCTGTGGGTGACGGTCCACTACACCGACGACGAGGCGGCCTCGCTCTGGCGCGAGATCACCGGGATCCCGGAGAGCCGCATCTTCCGGCTGGGCGACAAGGACAACTTCTGGCAGATGGCCGACACCGGCCCCTGCGGCCCCTGCTCGGAGATCCACTTCGACCGGCGCCCCGAGGGCCGGCGCGGCACCGACGTGTCGCAGGAGGAGTTCGAGGAGCTGACCGAGGCGGGCGAGATCCTGGAGTTCTGGAACCTGGTGTTCATGCAGTACGACCGCGACGTGGACGGCGTCCTCACGCCGCTCCCCGCGCCGTCGATCGACACCGGGATGGGGCTGGAGCGCCTGACCTCGATCCTCCAGGGGGTCGACTCGAACTACCAGACCGACCTCTTCACCGACGTCATCGACCGGGCGGTGGAGGTGGTGGGCGTGCCCTACGTCTACGCCTCGGAAGCCGGCGTCGGCTACCGCGTGCTGGCCGACCACGCGCGCGCCACGGCGTTCCTGCTGGCCGACGGCGTCTTCCCCAGCAACGAGGGGCGCGGCTACGTGCTGCGCCGCATCCTCCGCCGCGCCGTGCGCCACGCCTGGCTGCTGGGCCGCCGCGAGCCCACGCTGGTGCACGTGGTGGAGGCGGTGATCGACCGCATGGGCGTGGCCTACCCCGAGCTGCTGGCGCGGCGCACCTACATCACCCGCAACGTCCGCGGCGAGGAGGAGCGCTTCCTGGGCACCATCGACGCCGGGATGAAGCGCTTCGACGAGCTGGCGCCCGCGGGCGGGAGCGGGACGCTCTCCGGGAAGGACGTCTTCAAGCTCTACGACACCTTCGGCTTCCCCGTGGACCTCACGGCGCTCATGGCGGCCGAGCGCGGCTGGTCGGTGGACGTGGACGGCTTCGAGGAGGAGCTGGAGGCGCAGCGCCGCCGGAGCCGCGCCGACCGCGCGGCCGCGGGGCTCGCCGTGGAGGGCGACGCGCTGGCGGACGGGTGGGAGTTCGTGGAGGGCGGCGAGGCGGCCGAGCAGGAGTTCGCGGCGTACCGCACCACCTCGCTGGAGACCGACGTGCTGGGGTACCGGCGGATGGAGGACGGGAAGCTGGCGCTCCTGCTGCGCGAGAACCCGTTCTACGCCGAGAGCGGCGGGCAGATCTCCGACACCGGGCACGTGCACGGCGACGGGTGGACGATGGCCGTGCGGGAGGTGCGGAAGGTGTCGGGGCGCATCGCCATCGTGGGCCCCGTGGAGGGCGACTTCGTCCCCGGCATCGTGCGCGCCGAGGTGGAGGAGCCCACGCGGCGCGAGACGGAGCGCAACCACACGGCCACGCACCTGCTGCACGCGGCGCTGCGCAAGGTGCTGGGCGAGCACGTGCACCAGATGGGCTCGCTGGTGGCGCCCGACCGGCTGCGCTTCGACTACGCGCACTCGGGGCCGCTCTCGCCCGACGAGCTCACGGCGGTGGAGGTGATGGTCAACCGCGAGATCCTGGCGAACCAGCCCGTGGAGCAGCACCAGATGGGCTTGCGCGACGCGCAGCGGCGCGGCGCCATGGCGCTCTTCGGCGAGAAGTACGGCGAGATCGTGCGGGTGATCGAGATCCCCGGCGTGTCGATGGAGCTGTGCGGCGGCACGCACGTGCGCACCACGGGGCAGATCGGCCTCTTCCGCATCGTCTCGGAGAGCGGCGTGGCGGCCGGCGTGCGGCGCATCGAGGCGGTGACGGGCCTGGGCGCCTACGAGCGGGTGCGCGCGGAGGAGCGCGCGCTCAGGGAGGCGGCGGCGCTGCTCCGGACGCGCGAGGAGAACCTGCTGCCGCGCCTGCAGCAGGTGCTGGAGGAGAACCGCGAACTGCGCCGGCAGCTGGAGCGCGCCCGCCAGTCCGGCGGCGCCGACGAGGTGTCGCGGCTGCTGGACTCGGCCCAGACCGTGGACGGCGCACGGGTGATCGCCTCCAGCGTCGACGTGGCCGACGCCGACGAGCTGCGCGCGCTGGGCGACCGGCTGCGCGAGCGGCTGGGGAGCGGGGTGGCCGTGCTCTCGGCGGCGCTGGGCGACCGCACGGCGCTCTTCGCGGTGGCCACCGACGACATGGTGAGCCGCGGGGTGCGCGCCGACACGGTGGTGCGCGAGGTGGCGGCGCTGGTGGGCGGCAAGGGCGGGGGGAAGCCGCACATGGCGCAGGCGGGGGTGAACGACCCGGCGCGCGTTCCCGAGGCGCTGGAGAAGGTGGCCGACATCGTCCGGCCGCTGCTGGGCGGGCCGGCCGCGTGA
- a CDS encoding catalase family protein: MLRAVPMGAYLDRAHVLGLRAPADLSPAMAKDPPALESPPADEAASTRSIADQLRAKIVKDNPTGIMRRDAHPKMHGVVRAEFVVEPDLPPELRVGIFREPKTYRAWIRFSNQNGRIRPDGKPDIRGMAIKLMGVPGEKLLDEERDEQTQDFILISTPVFVTKDAREFDDLLKTLESGALVQAWFYLTHLRVLLNVVRSLKKFANPLQVRYFSTTPYLWGDTAVKYSAIPRVGVPDTIPKDAEDDYLRGAMVRQLEAGDARFDFAVQLRTDPGAMPIEDPGREWSEAASPYRKVASIVIPKQSFDTERQRAFGENLSYSPWHSLPEHRPLGGVNRARRVVYACISTFRHQKNDVPRREPTSWEI, encoded by the coding sequence ATGTTGCGCGCGGTGCCGATGGGTGCTTATCTAGATCGCGCTCACGTCCTTGGTCTACGAGCCCCCGCCGACCTCTCTCCCGCCATGGCGAAAGACCCCCCGGCCCTGGAATCCCCTCCCGCGGACGAGGCCGCCTCCACGCGATCGATCGCCGACCAGCTCAGGGCCAAGATCGTCAAGGACAATCCCACCGGGATCATGCGGCGCGACGCGCATCCGAAGATGCACGGGGTCGTCAGGGCCGAGTTCGTCGTCGAGCCGGACCTGCCGCCGGAGCTCCGGGTCGGCATCTTCAGGGAGCCGAAGACCTATCGCGCCTGGATCCGGTTCTCGAACCAGAACGGCCGCATCAGGCCCGACGGCAAGCCCGACATCCGCGGCATGGCGATCAAGCTGATGGGTGTGCCGGGCGAGAAGCTGCTGGACGAGGAGAGAGACGAGCAGACCCAGGACTTCATCCTGATCAGCACCCCGGTGTTCGTCACGAAGGACGCCAGGGAGTTCGACGACCTGCTGAAGACGCTGGAGAGCGGCGCTCTCGTCCAGGCCTGGTTCTACCTGACCCATTTGCGCGTGCTCCTGAACGTCGTCAGATCGTTGAAGAAGTTCGCCAACCCCCTGCAGGTCCGCTATTTCAGCACCACGCCGTATCTCTGGGGCGACACCGCGGTCAAGTATTCCGCGATCCCGCGGGTGGGCGTCCCGGATACGATCCCGAAGGACGCGGAGGACGACTATCTCCGCGGGGCGATGGTCCGGCAGCTGGAGGCGGGCGACGCCAGGTTCGACTTCGCGGTGCAGCTGCGGACCGACCCCGGCGCCATGCCGATCGAGGACCCCGGCAGGGAGTGGAGCGAGGCCGCATCTCCGTACCGGAAGGTCGCGTCGATCGTGATCCCGAAGCAGAGCTTCGACACCGAGCGGCAGAGGGCGTTCGGCGAGAACCTGTCGTATTCCCCCTGGCACAGCCTGCCGGAGCACCGTCCCCTGGGTGGGGTGAATCGCGCGCGCAGGGTGGTGTACGCGTGCATCTCGACCTTCCGGCATCAGAAGAACGACGTGCCGAGAAGGGAGCCGACGAGCTGGGAGATCTGA
- a CDS encoding VOC family protein — protein sequence MELGAFSVSLAVKDIEASRRFYEKFGFQPFAGDASQNWLILKNGDHVIGLFQGMFEKNILTFNPGWDSSARKLASFTDIRELQRQLKAQGVQLQQEADESTTGPASFIAVDPDGNPILVDQHV from the coding sequence ATGGAGCTCGGCGCGTTCTCGGTCAGCCTGGCCGTCAAGGACATCGAGGCCTCGAGGAGGTTCTACGAGAAGTTCGGCTTCCAGCCCTTCGCCGGAGACGCCTCGCAGAACTGGCTGATCCTGAAGAACGGCGATCACGTGATCGGGCTTTTCCAGGGGATGTTCGAGAAGAACATCCTCACCTTCAACCCCGGCTGGGACAGCAGCGCCCGGAAGCTCGCCTCTTTCACCGACATCCGCGAGCTGCAGCGCCAGTTGAAGGCGCAGGGGGTGCAGCTGCAGCAGGAGGCGGACGAGAGCACGACGGGGCCGGCCAGCTTCATCGCCGTGGACCCCGATGGGAACCCGATCCTCGTCGACCAGCACGTGTGA